Proteins encoded together in one Candidatus Kaiserbacteria bacterium window:
- a CDS encoding type IV secretion system DNA-binding domain-containing protein, with translation MDDNYEYDPQRVVYFGATDSRNKQIPFGIRALDRMRHTYVIGKTGMGKSTLLENMAIQDIQNGEGVCFIDPHGSTAEKLLEYVPESRIKDVVYFAPFDIEYPIGFNVMEDVGYDKRHLVVAGLMSSFQRIWVDAWSARMEYILQNVLLALLEYPGTTLIDVNRMLINKEFRKKVVEYVTDPIVKRFWTEEFAAYTDRYTQEATPAIQNKIGQFASNPLVRNIIAQPKSTFDIREMMDTQKIFIVNLSKGRMGEQNADLLGSMLTTKIYLAAMSRAEDSAETLAQLPPFYLYVDEFQSVVNASFANILSEARKYKLSLTIAHQYIEQVDEDIRAAIFGNVGSIITFRVGPFDAEVLKTVFEPTFYAEDLVNLGFAQIYLTLMIDGVGSKPFSAKTLPPVENAPSNFVGQIIENSRTVYSKPRAEVEKMIGEVDSKIAPGGFEKPASQWPKKKKKNGDGNGNGNDANNGNTPTQQSVEKKDAVVKDNNQPAGGKKAKKITKSKEVTPKNGNSALRDALAEITKSVKNKEPEKGNKGTVAPQKEQQDTKPSPTPIKKESAKEESNSEVSKESLEKLLNVEE, from the coding sequence ATGGATGATAACTACGAATACGATCCGCAACGCGTAGTCTATTTTGGTGCGACTGATTCACGAAACAAGCAGATTCCATTTGGTATTCGAGCGCTTGACCGAATGCGCCACACGTATGTGATTGGGAAGACTGGTATGGGTAAATCGACCTTGTTAGAAAACATGGCGATTCAAGACATACAAAATGGCGAAGGAGTTTGTTTTATCGATCCGCACGGAAGCACAGCAGAAAAACTCTTAGAGTACGTACCAGAGTCACGTATTAAGGACGTTGTGTATTTTGCACCGTTTGATATTGAATACCCTATAGGATTCAACGTCATGGAAGACGTTGGGTACGACAAACGACACCTTGTCGTTGCAGGGCTTATGAGTTCGTTTCAACGTATTTGGGTAGATGCGTGGTCTGCTCGTATGGAGTATATTTTGCAAAATGTACTTTTAGCCTTGCTTGAGTATCCAGGCACGACGCTTATTGATGTAAACCGCATGCTCATCAACAAGGAATTTCGCAAAAAAGTTGTTGAGTATGTTACCGACCCAATCGTAAAACGTTTTTGGACAGAAGAATTTGCTGCCTACACCGATCGGTATACTCAAGAAGCAACGCCGGCAATTCAAAACAAAATAGGGCAATTTGCGTCAAATCCATTGGTGCGAAACATTATTGCGCAACCGAAATCTACCTTTGATATACGAGAAATGATGGATACCCAAAAGATTTTTATTGTGAACTTATCGAAAGGGCGCATGGGCGAACAAAATGCAGATCTTTTAGGAAGCATGCTTACCACAAAAATCTACCTTGCTGCTATGAGCCGTGCCGAAGACTCAGCAGAAACACTTGCTCAGTTACCCCCGTTTTACTTATACGTTGATGAATTTCAGTCAGTGGTTAACGCATCGTTTGCGAACATACTCTCTGAAGCTCGTAAATACAAACTGTCGCTTACCATTGCTCATCAGTATATAGAGCAGGTAGATGAAGATATCCGAGCGGCAATTTTTGGAAACGTAGGAAGTATTATTACATTCCGCGTCGGTCCATTTGATGCAGAAGTGCTGAAAACAGTATTTGAGCCCACGTTTTATGCGGAAGACTTGGTAAATCTTGGATTTGCTCAAATTTATCTCACACTCATGATAGATGGTGTTGGGTCTAAACCATTCTCTGCAAAAACACTTCCACCGGTGGAGAATGCACCTTCTAATTTTGTTGGGCAAATTATTGAGAATTCACGAACTGTCTACAGCAAGCCACGCGCAGAGGTTGAAAAAATGATAGGCGAGGTTGATTCTAAGATTGCTCCAGGAGGGTTTGAAAAACCAGCCAGTCAGTGGCCAAAGAAAAAAAAGAAAAACGGGGACGGCAATGGCAATGGCAACGATGCGAACAACGGAAATACTCCAACACAACAATCCGTAGAAAAAAAGGATGCAGTGGTTAAAGACAATAATCAACCAGCTGGTGGAAAAAAAGCGAAGAAGATCACTAAATCTAAAGAGGTAACACCCAAGAATGGGAATTCAGCACTTCGTGACGCACTGGCAGAAATTACCAAATCTGTTAAAAATAAGGAGCCAGAAAAGGGAAATAAGGGTACAGTGGCTCCCCAAAAAGAGCAGCAAGACACGAAACCTTCACCGACACCTATAAAGAAAGAATCGGCAAAAGAAGAATCCAACAGCGAGGTTTCTAAAGAGTCCCTCGAAAAACTACTTAATGTAGAAGAGTAA